In one window of Myxosarcina sp. GI1 DNA:
- a CDS encoding tyrosine-type recombinase/integrase codes for MLQVTAPGSFSAKFKNFPPVKQSSKGEREYLRPSEVQALMKAAKSVGRNRVRDAAMILLMFRHGLRTAELVALKWSRLDLTSGYLEVQRVKHGHHSVHPLRSPELRALRQLKKDYPDTQYVFVSERKAPLSTRSVRHIVARAGKLAGIEGRVHPHQLRHACGYYLATNGQDTRAIQDYLGHRNIQHTVRYTQLNPSRFESFWTD; via the coding sequence ATGCTACAAGTAACTGCTCCAGGTTCTTTTTCGGCAAAGTTTAAAAATTTCCCTCCTGTCAAACAATCCTCGAAAGGAGAAAGGGAATATTTGCGACCATCAGAGGTTCAGGCTTTGATGAAAGCTGCCAAAAGTGTCGGCAGGAATAGAGTCAGAGATGCTGCAATGATTCTGTTGATGTTTCGTCACGGTCTGCGGACGGCAGAATTAGTCGCTCTTAAATGGTCGAGACTAGATCTAACTTCTGGTTATCTAGAGGTTCAAAGAGTTAAACACGGTCATCATAGCGTACATCCCCTTCGTTCTCCTGAGTTAAGAGCTTTGAGACAATTGAAGAAAGATTATCCCGATACACAGTATGTCTTTGTTTCCGAAAGAAAAGCACCTCTGTCTACTCGTTCGGTTCGTCATATTGTTGCCAGGGCAGGAAAATTGGCAGGAATCGAAGGTAGAGTTCATCCCCATCAGTTACGCCATGCCTGTGGTTATTATCTGGCAACTAATGGACAGGATACCAGAGCGATTCAGGATTATTTGGGACATCGAAATATTCAGCATACCGTTCGCTACACCCAGCTAAATCCTTCTAGATTCGAGAGTTTTTGGACTGATTAG